CGTCGTCACGCTGATCGACACCCCGGGCGCCTACCCGGGGATCGGCGCGGAGGAGCGCGGGCAGGCCGAGGCGATCGCGCGCAACCTGCGGGAGATGGCGTTGCTGCGCACCCCCATCATCGCCGCCGTGATCGGCGAGGGCGGCAGCGGCGGCGCGCTGGCGCTGGGCGTGGCCGACCGGGTACTCATGCTCGAGAACGCCATCTACAGCGTCATTTCACCGGAGGGGTGCGCCGCGATATTGTGGAAGACCAGCGAGGCGCGGGACAAGGCGGCCGAGGCGCTCAAGCTCACGGCCGCCGACCTCGCCGCATTGGGCGTGGTGGACGAGGTCGTCCCCGAGCCGTCAGGCGGCGCGCACGAGGACTGGGACGAGGCTGCGGAGCGGCTGCACGAGACGTTGCTGCGTCACGTCCAGGAGGTCTCCGGCCTCACGGCCGACGAACTGCGCCGGCAGCGTTGGGAGAAGTACCAGCGGATGGGGGAGTGGAGGATCGTCGACTAGTGGCGTTGCGCCACGCGGCCGGCCCCATGGGGCCTGCCACCAGCGCCGCGCTTGCAAAGTACAGGAGGGCCGATCATGGCCCAGATTTTCGAGGTCAGCTTCAAGGGCAACCGGCGGGGCTACTACTCGGGCAGCGGCGAGGACTTCACGCTCAGCGACCACGTGGTCGTCGAGGCCGAGCGCGGGGAGGACCTGG
This DNA window, taken from Gemmatimonadota bacterium, encodes the following:
- the accA gene encoding acetyl-CoA carboxylase carboxyl transferase subunit alpha — protein: QKGRDMKENLRRNFGMPHPEGYRKALRLMKLAEKFGQPVVTLIDTPGAYPGIGAEERGQAEAIARNLREMALLRTPIIAAVIGEGGSGGALALGVADRVLMLENAIYSVISPEGCAAILWKTSEARDKAAEALKLTAADLAALGVVDEVVPEPSGGAHEDWDEAAERLHETLLRHVQEVSGLTADELRRQRWEKYQRMGEWRIVD